Proteins from a genomic interval of Puniceicoccaceae bacterium:
- a CDS encoding ROK family protein translates to MDDLSTPPRIAESGFCSAHRWIKSYEQELQSSGTATEDLRIVISDPAGHCKAVTCRISSDPVSDESAATFRRVERTVKTLLWLHGGCEIWLQDRADLVKLLQHCYGSQGSRAFDVRFLAGQVYHQPLRFHLGAPSMPPQKACIPSAVREKLDGCRIGYDLGGSDRKCAALIDGKVVYSEEIPWDPYHQPNPEYHISGVRDCLRRAAAHLPRVDAIGGSSAGVMIDHVPQVASLFRGLSEHQMETEVRPFFRNLSDEWGGVPVTLLNDGDIAALAGAQWLGVNGVLGIAMGTSLAAGYVDPQGQVGGQLNELAFCPVDWRTDAAVDEWSGDVGCGVQYFSQQSVLRLAGELGIGLPEGVDAAEGLRTVQDLAKKGNTLALSIFEQIGIFLGETLVYWRQYYTFEHLVLMGRVVSGAAGACIVRRAQQVLDEVLDPAEPPLTIHVPDETFRRHGQAIVAASVPHLKITT, encoded by the coding sequence ATGGACGACCTGAGCACACCCCCCCGGATCGCGGAATCGGGATTTTGCTCCGCGCACCGCTGGATCAAATCCTATGAGCAGGAACTCCAGAGCAGTGGCACTGCCACCGAGGATTTGAGGATTGTGATTTCGGATCCTGCAGGACACTGCAAAGCGGTGACCTGCCGCATTTCCAGCGATCCCGTTAGCGACGAAAGTGCAGCGACCTTTCGCCGTGTGGAGCGCACGGTGAAGACCCTGCTTTGGCTGCATGGGGGCTGTGAGATCTGGTTGCAGGATCGAGCTGACCTTGTGAAGCTGCTGCAGCACTGCTACGGTAGCCAAGGTTCCAGGGCCTTTGATGTGCGCTTCCTTGCGGGGCAGGTCTATCATCAACCCCTTCGCTTTCACCTGGGTGCACCCTCAATGCCGCCGCAAAAGGCATGCATCCCGAGCGCAGTGCGGGAAAAGTTGGACGGTTGTCGAATCGGATACGATCTTGGCGGATCCGACCGGAAATGTGCCGCCCTGATCGACGGTAAGGTGGTCTACTCAGAGGAGATTCCGTGGGACCCCTATCATCAACCGAACCCAGAGTATCACATTTCCGGTGTGCGGGATTGCCTGCGACGTGCGGCGGCTCATCTTCCGCGCGTCGATGCAATTGGCGGAAGCAGTGCCGGTGTGATGATTGATCATGTTCCTCAGGTTGCTTCGCTGTTTCGCGGATTGTCCGAGCACCAGATGGAAACCGAAGTCCGACCCTTTTTTCGCAACCTGAGCGATGAGTGGGGTGGCGTTCCGGTAACCCTGCTCAACGATGGCGATATTGCCGCACTGGCGGGTGCCCAATGGCTGGGCGTCAACGGTGTGCTTGGAATCGCGATGGGAACGAGTCTCGCTGCTGGCTATGTCGATCCGCAGGGACAGGTGGGGGGACAACTGAATGAGCTGGCGTTTTGTCCCGTGGATTGGCGCACTGACGCTGCTGTCGATGAGTGGTCGGGTGATGTGGGTTGCGGAGTTCAGTATTTTTCCCAACAGTCGGTATTGCGTCTGGCGGGGGAGCTGGGCATCGGGCTGCCCGAAGGGGTGGATGCAGCTGAGGGGCTGCGGACGGTTCAGGATCTTGCAAAGAAGGGAAACACGCTTGCCTTGAGCATCTTCGAGCAAATCGGAATTTTCCTTGGGGAAACCTTGGTGTACTGGCGTCAATATTATACCTTTGAACACCTCGTGCTCATGGGGCGAGTCGTTTCCGGAGCAGCGGGTGCATGCATCGTTCGTCGTGCGCAGCAAGTGCTGGATGAAGTGCTCGACCCTGCGGAACCACCGCTGACCATCCATGTGCCCGACGAAACCTTCCGGCGTCACGGTCAGGCGATTGTGGCTGCGTCGGTTCCCCATCTGAAAATAACAACCTGA
- a CDS encoding family 20 glycosylhydrolase, translated as MPIPQKFHILTVLCSVISILQIPTAAMPSDNSPSAISRLMPTPQTVVLHPGEPFRIEAGFTVQLEGDYHSRLESAATRFLRRLDRRTGLFFTTSFPVVNVDGQQAGLRIRVKAPGSVELGMDEHYTLEVSSEQVLLTAATDIGALRGLETLQQMLDVDSGGYVWSACRIEDAPRFPWRGLMIDSCRHFMPLDMIKRNLDGMASVKLNVLHWHLTEDQGFRIESKTFPKLHEMGSDGQYYTHAQIREIVEYADARGIRVVPEFDIPGHATAWLVGYPELGSAPGPYQIERQWGIFDPCLNPANPEVYVFLEKLFDEMTALFPDAYFHIGGDEVNGVHWDANAEIQQFMQENGIADNHALQSYFNQQVLEILTADGKKMIGWDEILQPDMPTDVMIQSWRGRESMEAAARGGYASILSNGYYIDLIYPAVDHYLNDPLPEDTNLTEAEQARILGGEATMWAEYVTDETVDSRIWPRTAAIAERLWSDGSLRDVESMYERLDHQSLLLEELGLRHLSNREAMMRRLAGSREIEPIRILCDAIEPLKGYRRYTYRTQTQLTPYTLLVDIARPDAPDARRFNVWVEHYLELGDGSLLPQISALLGQWVHNEPAFQSIAAHAPVLNEGNVIATRLRELSELAKASIAVIEGEKPMLEEEWSKRAEQLLESARQPMAAMEIQIVDAVEKLYQTATAK; from the coding sequence ATGCCCATTCCACAAAAATTCCATATCCTGACGGTACTTTGCAGTGTGATCTCAATCCTGCAAATCCCGACTGCTGCCATGCCCTCTGATAATTCCCCCTCGGCCATTTCCAGGCTCATGCCCACTCCGCAGACCGTGGTCCTGCATCCGGGCGAACCCTTTCGAATTGAGGCGGGCTTTACGGTGCAGCTCGAGGGGGACTACCACTCGCGTCTTGAATCCGCTGCGACACGCTTTCTTCGACGACTTGACCGCCGCACGGGCCTGTTTTTCACCACATCCTTCCCAGTGGTGAACGTTGACGGACAGCAGGCCGGACTTCGCATTCGTGTTAAGGCCCCTGGTAGCGTGGAACTGGGAATGGATGAGCACTATACCCTCGAAGTCTCGTCGGAACAGGTATTGCTCACGGCTGCCACGGACATTGGGGCGTTGCGGGGACTTGAAACGCTGCAGCAGATGCTCGATGTCGATTCAGGTGGGTATGTGTGGTCCGCCTGCCGGATTGAAGACGCTCCGCGGTTTCCCTGGCGGGGTCTGATGATTGACTCGTGTCGGCATTTCATGCCGCTCGATATGATCAAACGCAACCTGGATGGAATGGCTTCGGTAAAACTCAACGTCTTGCACTGGCATCTCACGGAGGACCAGGGATTTCGGATTGAGAGCAAAACCTTTCCCAAGCTACACGAAATGGGTTCCGATGGCCAGTATTACACCCATGCTCAGATTCGCGAAATCGTGGAATATGCGGATGCACGAGGCATTCGGGTAGTGCCCGAGTTTGACATCCCCGGTCATGCAACTGCCTGGCTGGTGGGATATCCGGAGTTGGGAAGTGCACCGGGACCCTACCAGATCGAACGCCAGTGGGGAATTTTTGATCCGTGTCTCAACCCGGCCAATCCCGAAGTCTATGTCTTTCTCGAAAAACTTTTTGACGAAATGACGGCACTGTTTCCGGATGCCTATTTTCACATCGGAGGTGATGAGGTCAACGGGGTGCATTGGGATGCCAATGCGGAGATCCAGCAATTCATGCAGGAGAACGGCATTGCGGACAATCATGCCTTGCAGAGTTACTTCAATCAGCAAGTGTTGGAGATTTTGACTGCCGATGGGAAAAAAATGATCGGGTGGGATGAGATTTTGCAGCCGGACATGCCCACTGATGTCATGATCCAATCCTGGCGTGGGAGGGAGTCGATGGAAGCTGCTGCGAGAGGTGGATACGCAAGCATCCTATCCAATGGGTATTACATCGATCTCATTTACCCGGCGGTGGATCACTATTTGAACGATCCGTTGCCCGAAGACACGAACCTGACCGAAGCCGAGCAGGCCCGAATCCTGGGTGGAGAAGCGACCATGTGGGCCGAGTATGTGACCGATGAAACTGTGGACAGCCGCATCTGGCCACGCACGGCAGCCATTGCCGAACGCCTCTGGTCCGACGGAAGCCTGCGAGACGTAGAGTCCATGTATGAACGACTGGATCACCAGAGCCTCTTGCTGGAGGAATTGGGACTGCGACACCTGAGCAACCGCGAAGCCATGATGCGACGGTTGGCAGGCTCTCGTGAGATCGAACCGATTCGCATCCTCTGCGATGCAATTGAGCCTTTGAAGGGATATCGCCGCTATACCTACCGCACCCAGACCCAGCTGACACCCTACACCTTGCTCGTGGACATCGCGCGTCCCGATGCACCGGACGCGCGCCGTTTCAATGTCTGGGTCGAGCACTACCTCGAGCTGGGAGACGGCTCGCTGTTGCCGCAGATCTCGGCACTGCTGGGTCAGTGGGTGCACAATGAACCTGCATTTCAAAGCATCGCAGCGCACGCTCCGGTGTTGAACGAAGGAAATGTGATCGCCACGCGGCTGCGCGAGCTTTCCGAGCTGGCCAAGGCATCGATTGCAGTCATCGAAGGTGAAAAACCGATGCTCGAAGAAGAATGGAGCAAGCGTGCGGAGCAGCTTCTGGAATCTGCACGCCAACCCATGGCCGCGATGGAGATCCAGATCGTGGATGCGGTGGAGAAGCTCTATCAGACCGCTACCGCGAAATGA
- a CDS encoding sodium:solute symporter family protein, translated as MQLEFFDWFIILALFAVYVAVGVLTSRKAGSSSAEYFLSGRTMPWWLLGVSMVATTFAIDTPNLVTGIVRDTGVAGNWVWWAFLLTGMLTVFVYSRLWRRSGVQTDLEFYRLRYSGKPAAFLQGFRALYLGVFFNIMIMANVCLAAVKLGGIVLGLSPVETLLIASGVTVAYSLLGGLKSVLVTDLIQFIIAMIGSVWAAVTLVNLPQVGGLESLLSHPNVSGKLNLLPDFGNPEILIAAFIIPLAVQWWSIWYPGAEPGGGGYIAQRMLSAKNEQHAMGAVLFFNFAHYALRPWPWILVALASLVVFPQLSDLSAAFPHLSEGIVQSDLAYPAMLSFLPVGLLGMVIASLIAAFMSTISTHLNWGASYLVNDFYRPFVRPKASEKELVRVGRLSTLALMFFAGLLALYLESAMQAFQLLLSIGAGTGLIFILRWFWWRINAFTEIAGMVISFTVAVFWVLIYPMLGFEPIPAHLRLLLSVGITTVAWVLITLLTRPTDPAVLRDFYRLIRPDGPGWRRVREQCIAEGVPGADLNPKDSLTRGLLGFFLGVLSVYCGLFGIGEWIYGKALYAALLLGVALLSMTGLAKLFFLCPSRQSLCSEHDADT; from the coding sequence ATGCAACTCGAATTCTTTGACTGGTTCATCATCCTTGCACTCTTTGCGGTGTATGTCGCTGTCGGTGTGCTGACCTCCCGAAAGGCGGGGAGTTCATCAGCCGAATACTTTTTATCCGGTCGCACCATGCCCTGGTGGTTGTTGGGGGTTTCCATGGTGGCGACGACCTTTGCCATCGACACCCCCAATCTGGTGACCGGTATTGTCCGGGATACCGGGGTCGCGGGAAACTGGGTCTGGTGGGCCTTTCTGCTGACGGGCATGCTTACTGTTTTTGTGTACTCCCGGCTGTGGCGACGTTCAGGTGTGCAGACGGATCTGGAGTTCTACCGCCTGCGCTACAGTGGCAAACCTGCGGCTTTCCTTCAGGGGTTTCGTGCCCTGTATCTGGGCGTGTTTTTCAACATCATGATCATGGCCAACGTCTGTTTGGCAGCCGTCAAGCTGGGCGGAATCGTGCTGGGACTTTCTCCCGTGGAGACCCTGCTGATTGCCTCGGGTGTGACCGTAGCCTACTCGCTGCTCGGCGGACTCAAGAGCGTGCTGGTCACGGATTTGATCCAGTTCATCATCGCGATGATCGGCTCGGTCTGGGCGGCAGTCACCCTGGTCAATTTACCGCAGGTGGGTGGACTGGAGTCCCTGCTCTCCCATCCCAATGTGAGTGGCAAGCTCAACCTGCTGCCTGATTTTGGAAATCCGGAAATTCTGATCGCAGCCTTCATCATTCCGCTGGCCGTGCAGTGGTGGAGCATCTGGTATCCGGGTGCCGAACCGGGCGGGGGAGGTTACATCGCTCAGCGCATGCTCTCCGCAAAAAACGAGCAGCACGCCATGGGAGCGGTCTTGTTTTTCAACTTTGCGCACTATGCCCTGCGACCCTGGCCGTGGATTCTGGTCGCCCTGGCCTCGCTGGTTGTATTTCCACAGTTGAGTGACCTGAGTGCGGCATTTCCGCATCTTTCAGAAGGCATCGTGCAGTCGGATCTCGCTTATCCGGCGATGTTGTCCTTCCTCCCGGTGGGACTGTTGGGCATGGTGATCGCATCGCTGATCGCCGCATTCATGTCTACGATCTCGACTCACTTGAATTGGGGAGCATCCTATCTGGTCAACGATTTTTACCGACCCTTTGTGCGCCCAAAGGCCAGTGAAAAGGAGTTGGTGCGCGTGGGGCGCCTCTCGACGCTTGCGCTGATGTTTTTTGCCGGATTGCTGGCGCTCTACCTCGAAAGTGCCATGCAGGCTTTTCAGCTGTTGCTCTCGATTGGAGCCGGGACGGGTCTGATCTTCATCCTTCGCTGGTTCTGGTGGCGCATCAACGCCTTCACCGAAATCGCTGGAATGGTGATTTCGTTTACGGTGGCGGTTTTCTGGGTGTTGATCTATCCGATGTTGGGGTTTGAGCCGATCCCGGCGCACCTGCGCCTGTTGCTGAGCGTGGGTATCACGACGGTGGCTTGGGTGTTGATCACACTGCTCACGCGACCCACCGATCCGGCAGTGCTGAGGGATTTTTATCGATTGATCCGACCCGACGGACCTGGATGGCGACGGGTGCGTGAACAGTGCATTGCGGAGGGCGTACCCGGAGCGGATTTGAATCCAAAGGATTCTCTGACGCGTGGATTGCTGGGCTTTTTCCTGGGCGTGTTGTCGGTCTATTGCGGACTCTTTGGCATTGGAGAATGGATCTACGGCAAGGCATTGTATGCAGCGTTATTGCTGGGAGTTGCTCTGCTATCCATGACGGGGCTGGCCAAGCTCTTTTTCTTGTGCCCCTCCCGGCAATCCCTATGCTCTGAGCACGATGCCGATACCTGA
- a CDS encoding PIG-L family deacetylase encodes MNATELSQFLHIPDGISAAKALERTTHLAIGAHQDDLEIFAYHGIATCYDSAGQWFGGITVTDGGGSARTGPYAHYSDEQMKAVRFEEQNRAADIGRYSFQAQLGFPSSEVKSASPSHAVVNVLAQFLRSCRPHTLYLHNPADKHPSHLAVLTHCVSALRSLEPAFRPERIYGCEVWRGLDWLRDEDKIALSTDAHPELARQLLDVFASQIVGGKSYTTATLGRRQANATFYQSHQVDGAASLTYAMDLHPLLDEPELTLHDLALRHLHALRADMDAAYASLPCCNC; translated from the coding sequence ATGAACGCTACTGAACTCTCTCAATTTCTGCATATCCCGGATGGTATTTCCGCCGCAAAGGCACTTGAGCGCACAACTCACCTGGCCATCGGTGCACATCAGGACGACCTCGAGATTTTTGCCTATCACGGTATCGCGACCTGCTACGACAGTGCCGGGCAATGGTTTGGGGGCATTACCGTGACGGACGGTGGTGGAAGCGCGCGCACGGGACCCTATGCGCACTACAGCGATGAACAGATGAAGGCGGTGCGCTTTGAGGAGCAAAACCGTGCGGCTGATATTGGACGCTACAGTTTTCAGGCCCAGCTTGGTTTTCCGAGCAGTGAGGTGAAATCAGCGAGTCCGTCTCATGCGGTTGTGAATGTGCTGGCTCAGTTCCTCCGCAGCTGTCGACCCCACACGCTCTACCTGCACAATCCCGCGGACAAACACCCCAGTCACCTCGCGGTGCTCACGCATTGTGTGAGTGCATTGCGTTCTCTCGAACCCGCATTTCGACCTGAACGCATCTATGGATGTGAGGTGTGGCGCGGACTCGACTGGTTGCGCGATGAGGACAAGATTGCGCTGTCAACGGACGCGCATCCTGAGCTTGCGCGGCAGTTGCTCGACGTCTTTGCCTCGCAGATTGTGGGGGGCAAAAGCTACACCACTGCCACACTGGGCAGGAGGCAGGCCAATGCTACGTTTTACCAGAGCCATCAGGTGGATGGTGCAGCAAGCCTCACATATGCGATGGATCTGCATCCATTGCTGGATGAACCTGAACTCACACTGCATGACCTTGCCTTGCGCCATCTGCATGCCCTGCGTGCAGATATGGATGCTGCCTACGCTTCACTGCCCTGCTGCAACTGTTGA
- the nagB gene encoding glucosamine-6-phosphate deaminase, whose amino-acid sequence MNDSTTRLERIPTLISNSEQEAVSRVADAIESLIRQRQQEGLSAVLGLATGSTPVPLYRELIRRHREQGLSFSNVVTFNLDEYYPISPEHPQSYHSFMRTQLFDHLDIPDAQIHIPRGDCLRDSVIAQCDAYDQAIRDAGGIDIQILGIGRTGHIGFNEPGSSVRSSTRLVTLDSLTRSDAAKDFLGEANVPRHAITMGVGTILAARQIFLLAWGRGKAEILQKAIEEAPQDSVPASFLQQHDRVSFCIDRAAAAELTRCKYPWLVSMPDWDAAMVRRAVTDLSLRLRKPLLRLVDKDYQENGLADLVTEEGPAYNLNIRVFNEVQHTITGWPGGKPNTDDSHRPERADPASKRVLILSPEPLDDMLAMAGTLNRLIMQGHDVAVVYLTSGNLGVPDADARWVAEFMLEAGADAQDSIAEAALQDLRTKKETDEDSPMLRRLKGFLRRSEARAALKICALPDDHVTFLDLPFYEQGRYRQFLWSDADVNVLREVIETRRPHQIFFTGSDADPSSVHAKCFQVLRQVLSQLQQEAWLADCWFWQFAAGSREWPLDEVDMAVPCSPDELVRKVQAIYQHRSQMSQMPLVQPDHLELWEQTRARNRATAQQYDQLGLAEYEALECFVKWDPWTT is encoded by the coding sequence ATGAATGACAGCACGACACGATTGGAACGCATTCCAACGCTCATTTCGAATTCCGAGCAGGAGGCCGTCAGCCGCGTTGCAGACGCCATTGAATCCCTGATCCGCCAACGCCAACAGGAAGGTCTGAGTGCGGTGCTCGGTCTGGCGACTGGCTCGACACCAGTACCGCTCTATCGGGAATTGATTCGGCGTCATCGCGAGCAGGGGTTGAGCTTTTCCAATGTGGTGACGTTCAATCTGGATGAGTACTATCCGATCTCGCCGGAGCATCCGCAGAGCTACCACAGCTTTATGCGCACTCAGCTTTTTGACCACCTGGATATTCCGGATGCGCAGATCCACATTCCCCGTGGCGATTGCCTACGCGATTCTGTCATTGCACAATGTGATGCATACGATCAGGCGATCCGTGACGCAGGCGGTATCGACATTCAGATTCTGGGCATCGGCAGAACGGGTCACATCGGGTTCAATGAACCCGGGTCGTCGGTTCGGTCGAGTACGCGGCTGGTCACACTCGACAGTCTGACGCGCAGTGATGCCGCCAAGGATTTTCTGGGTGAGGCAAACGTGCCGCGTCATGCGATTACGATGGGAGTTGGAACGATTCTGGCAGCGAGGCAGATCTTTCTGCTGGCATGGGGCCGAGGCAAGGCCGAGATTCTGCAGAAAGCGATTGAAGAAGCTCCGCAGGACAGTGTTCCGGCAAGTTTTCTGCAGCAGCATGATCGGGTGAGTTTCTGCATCGACCGTGCGGCTGCCGCCGAGTTGACGCGCTGCAAGTATCCCTGGCTGGTGAGCATGCCCGACTGGGATGCGGCGATGGTTCGCCGTGCGGTTACCGATCTTTCACTTCGCCTGCGCAAACCCTTATTGCGACTGGTGGACAAGGATTACCAGGAGAATGGTTTGGCGGATCTGGTCACGGAGGAAGGGCCGGCCTATAATCTGAACATCCGCGTTTTTAATGAAGTTCAGCACACCATCACGGGGTGGCCGGGAGGAAAACCCAATACCGACGACAGTCATCGACCGGAGCGGGCGGACCCCGCCTCCAAGCGAGTGCTCATCCTCAGTCCCGAACCTCTGGATGACATGCTGGCGATGGCGGGCACCCTGAACCGGCTCATCATGCAGGGCCATGATGTTGCGGTGGTCTACCTCACCTCCGGCAACCTTGGAGTGCCCGATGCAGATGCGCGCTGGGTAGCGGAATTCATGCTCGAGGCGGGTGCGGATGCACAGGATTCCATCGCCGAGGCAGCACTGCAGGACCTGCGCACGAAGAAGGAAACCGATGAGGACAGCCCCATGCTGCGTCGTTTGAAGGGGTTCCTGAGGCGCAGTGAGGCGAGAGCAGCACTGAAGATCTGTGCCTTGCCGGATGACCATGTGACTTTTCTGGACTTGCCGTTTTATGAACAGGGGCGCTATCGGCAGTTCCTTTGGAGCGATGCGGATGTCAACGTCCTGCGTGAGGTGATTGAAACACGACGTCCACACCAGATTTTTTTCACGGGTTCTGATGCCGACCCGAGTTCGGTACATGCCAAATGCTTTCAGGTGCTGCGGCAGGTGCTCTCGCAACTGCAACAGGAAGCCTGGCTCGCCGATTGCTGGTTCTGGCAGTTTGCGGCGGGCAGCCGGGAGTGGCCACTCGATGAAGTGGACATGGCGGTACCGTGCAGTCCGGATGAGTTGGTGCGCAAGGTACAGGCCATCTACCAACACCGCTCCCAGATGAGTCAGATGCCACTGGTGCAACCTGATCATCTCGAACTTTGGGAGCAGACACGTGCGCGCAATCGGGCAACCGCTCAGCAGTATGACCAGCTCGGATTGGCCGAATATGAAGCCCTCGAATGTTTTGTAAAATGGGATCCATGGACGACCTGA
- a CDS encoding RraA family protein: MIKSIRLSTGLGLCLLSAVCLVASDAGTDVSDEVLVELYEGARVADVVDGLVTCGYMDVGVMDQRISPLWTDVQTMEHRISGIALTVRYGPTNRPKNPGYDLTDPAGYAKYREWRGHWYNELSPEPFHELIKPGTVIVMDNREDNDTGSTGSKNIMDWRNRGAVGLVSAGGVRDIDEVIRQRNPVYTNYQERGRGERIGRNELIDVQRPVVIGGVTIYPGDVVVADSDGVVVVPRRVAVRVGQIAYQELVDDIKGRRELYKSLGMPLDDTVREREEPPAFFKRLGLPEDPNVH, from the coding sequence ATGATAAAATCCATTCGATTGTCGACGGGCCTCGGCCTGTGTCTCCTTTCTGCTGTATGCCTGGTTGCCAGTGATGCAGGAACCGATGTCTCCGACGAGGTTCTCGTCGAACTGTATGAAGGTGCACGTGTGGCTGATGTTGTGGACGGACTGGTCACCTGCGGTTACATGGATGTGGGGGTGATGGATCAGCGCATTTCTCCGCTGTGGACAGATGTGCAAACCATGGAACACCGGATTTCAGGAATTGCGTTGACGGTTCGCTACGGACCCACAAACCGACCGAAGAACCCGGGGTATGATCTCACCGATCCTGCGGGCTACGCAAAATACCGCGAGTGGCGCGGCCATTGGTACAACGAACTTTCACCAGAACCCTTTCACGAACTGATCAAACCCGGCACCGTGATTGTGATGGACAATCGTGAGGACAACGACACGGGTTCCACTGGTTCCAAAAACATCATGGACTGGCGCAATCGTGGGGCAGTTGGTCTCGTGAGCGCAGGTGGAGTGCGGGATATCGATGAAGTGATCCGACAGCGCAATCCTGTCTATACGAACTATCAGGAGCGCGGGCGTGGGGAACGCATCGGGCGCAATGAACTGATTGATGTGCAGCGCCCTGTGGTCATCGGGGGTGTGACCATTTATCCGGGTGATGTGGTTGTGGCAGACTCGGACGGGGTCGTAGTCGTGCCTCGCAGGGTGGCCGTTCGGGTTGGACAGATTGCGTATCAGGAGTTGGTAGACGACATCAAGGGCCGTCGCGAACTTTACAAGTCCCTGGGGATGCCATTGGATGACACCGTTCGTGAGCGCGAAGAACCACCGGCATTTTTCAAACGCCTCGGCCTTCCCGAAGACCCGAACGTGCATTGA
- a CDS encoding heparan-alpha-glucosaminide N-acetyltransferase domain-containing protein has product MPIPDSAPHSGRSRLISLDALRGYTIAGMIVVNSPGSWSDVFAPLRHASWHGLTPTDLVFPFFVFIVGVSIVLSMQKYRNADRVEPRVWRRIFVRVGKIFLVGIFLNLWWRFDVDSLRWAGVLQRIALVYGACACLFLLSTWRMQVGVMITLLLGYTTLLLCVPVPMDSINQQALESGTVERSHGLMEAVEVEAFNSQSLRPNFEPGTNLSAWVDRTLLPGRLYENTWDPEGLLSTLPAVGTGLLGVLAGMILVAPWASFRRIHALFLFGVACLVLGIAWSWVEPINKNLWSSSFVLVTAGCSLLCLASCALLADEWGYTRWTFVGKVFGSNAITAYALSGMLVVLIRTPIPGAEMSLQQGFMQLGLNFGIAAKMVSLSWALLYAAFIFAIVYVFYRMRIFIRL; this is encoded by the coding sequence ATGCCGATACCTGATTCTGCACCGCATTCGGGTCGCTCCCGCCTGATTTCGCTAGATGCACTTCGTGGCTACACGATAGCCGGCATGATTGTAGTGAATTCGCCGGGCAGCTGGTCGGATGTATTTGCTCCCCTTCGCCATGCATCCTGGCATGGATTGACACCTACCGATCTGGTGTTCCCGTTTTTTGTGTTCATTGTCGGGGTTTCGATTGTGCTTTCGATGCAGAAATACCGCAATGCGGATCGGGTGGAACCACGGGTATGGCGGCGCATTTTCGTGCGTGTTGGCAAGATTTTCCTTGTTGGCATTTTCCTGAACCTCTGGTGGCGGTTTGATGTGGATTCGCTTCGATGGGCGGGTGTGCTGCAACGCATTGCACTGGTCTATGGAGCCTGTGCCTGTCTCTTTTTGCTCAGCACCTGGCGCATGCAGGTGGGGGTGATGATTACGCTCTTACTTGGCTACACGACCTTGCTGCTCTGCGTTCCTGTGCCGATGGATAGCATCAATCAACAGGCTCTGGAAAGCGGAACAGTTGAGCGAAGTCATGGTTTGATGGAAGCGGTTGAAGTGGAGGCATTTAATAGCCAATCGCTTCGTCCCAATTTTGAACCCGGAACCAACCTGAGCGCGTGGGTGGACCGCACCCTGCTGCCGGGTCGACTCTATGAAAATACCTGGGATCCGGAGGGCTTGCTCTCGACCCTTCCGGCTGTCGGAACGGGTTTGCTGGGTGTGCTCGCGGGCATGATTCTGGTGGCTCCGTGGGCGTCATTTCGACGCATTCATGCCCTGTTTCTGTTCGGAGTCGCTTGTTTGGTTTTGGGCATTGCGTGGAGCTGGGTGGAACCGATCAACAAAAACCTCTGGTCGAGCAGTTTTGTGCTGGTGACTGCGGGATGTTCCCTGCTGTGTCTGGCGTCCTGCGCGCTGCTGGCGGATGAGTGGGGATATACTCGCTGGACCTTTGTGGGCAAGGTCTTTGGCAGCAACGCCATCACGGCGTATGCACTGTCAGGCATGTTAGTGGTGCTCATTCGCACGCCAATTCCGGGAGCAGAAATGTCACTTCAGCAAGGCTTCATGCAGTTGGGGCTGAATTTTGGAATTGCCGCCAAGATGGTCTCGTTGAGCTGGGCACTGCTCTATGCAGCCTTCATTTTTGCTATCGTCTACGTATTCTATAGAATGCGCATTTTTATTCGGCTCTGA